A genomic stretch from Zeimonas sediminis includes:
- a CDS encoding cupin domain-containing protein encodes MDIEAFKRQLLADGYLEIVEKTMEPNLVIDMHSHPYDVRALVLAGTARIACSGEPEREYGPGDVLEVAAGRQHVERYGPDGYTFLVGRRHPG; translated from the coding sequence ATGGACATCGAAGCCTTCAAGCGCCAGCTGCTGGCCGACGGCTACCTGGAGATCGTCGAGAAGACGATGGAGCCGAACCTGGTGATCGACATGCACAGCCATCCGTACGACGTGCGGGCGCTGGTGCTGGCCGGCACCGCCAGGATCGCCTGCAGCGGCGAGCCCGAGCGCGAGTACGGCCCGGGCGACGTGCTGGAGGTGGCTGCCGGGCGGCAGCACGTCGAGCGCTACGGTCCCGACGGCTACACCTTCCTGGTGGGCCGGCGGCACCCCGGCTGA
- a CDS encoding CBS domain-containing protein, which yields MKPVSTILKAKPDNTVHTIGPGDSVLDAITKMASESVGALLVCEEGGRIAGIVTERDYARKVILKGRSSKDTAVREIMTSQVICVSPAHTNEQCMALMTENRLRHLPVIDGGRLAGMISIGDLVKDIISEQQFVIDQLQHYIMGDRA from the coding sequence ATGAAACCGGTATCCACGATCCTGAAGGCCAAGCCTGACAATACGGTGCACACGATCGGGCCCGGCGACTCCGTGCTGGACGCGATCACGAAGATGGCCAGCGAGAGCGTCGGGGCGCTGCTCGTCTGCGAGGAAGGCGGCCGGATCGCCGGCATCGTCACCGAGCGCGACTACGCCCGCAAGGTGATCCTGAAGGGGCGCTCGTCGAAGGACACCGCGGTCCGCGAGATCATGACCTCGCAGGTCATCTGCGTGAGCCCCGCGCACACCAACGAGCAGTGCATGGCGCTGATGACCGAGAACAGGCTGCGCCACCTGCCGGTCATCGACGGCGGCAGGCTGGCCGGGATGATCTCGATCGGCGACCTGGTCAAGGACATCATCTCGGAGCAGCAGTTCGTGATCGACCAGCTCCAGCACTACATCATGGGGGACCGGGCCTGA
- a CDS encoding alpha/beta fold hydrolase has protein sequence MPYAPSDGARIWYEETGAGRPIVFVHEFGGDLRSWEQQVRQFSRDYRCIRFNARGYPPSDVPEADSAYGQAHAADDIAAVLDALAIERAHIVGLSMGAFATLHFGLRHPQRATALVAAGVGSGAPREQRAAFAEQSRAAAQRFLDEGSAAVAPEMGMSATRIQLRNKDPLGWAEAIAQLAEHSALGSALTLRNYQALRPSLYDLEAELAACAIPTLLIVGDEDEPCLDANLFLKRTMRSANLLMLPGTGHAVNLEEPAAFNDAVARFLASVERGSWRPRDPRAVVGGASLPMGRAAVR, from the coding sequence ATGCCCTACGCCCCTTCCGACGGCGCCCGGATCTGGTACGAAGAGACCGGGGCCGGCCGGCCGATCGTGTTCGTCCACGAGTTCGGCGGCGACCTGCGAAGCTGGGAGCAGCAGGTCCGCCAGTTCTCGCGCGACTACCGCTGCATCCGCTTCAACGCGCGCGGCTATCCGCCTTCGGACGTGCCCGAGGCGGACTCGGCCTACGGCCAGGCGCACGCGGCCGACGACATCGCCGCGGTGCTGGACGCGCTGGCCATCGAGCGCGCGCACATCGTCGGCCTGAGCATGGGCGCTTTCGCCACGCTGCACTTCGGCCTGCGGCATCCGCAACGCGCCACGGCGCTGGTGGCCGCCGGGGTCGGTTCTGGCGCGCCGCGCGAGCAGCGCGCGGCCTTCGCCGAGCAGTCGCGGGCGGCCGCGCAGCGCTTCCTGGACGAGGGCAGCGCCGCCGTCGCGCCCGAGATGGGCATGAGCGCCACCCGGATCCAGTTGCGCAACAAGGACCCGCTCGGCTGGGCCGAGGCGATCGCCCAGCTCGCCGAGCACTCGGCGCTCGGCTCGGCGCTCACGCTGCGCAACTACCAGGCCTTGCGGCCCTCGCTGTACGACCTGGAGGCCGAGCTGGCCGCCTGCGCGATCCCCACGCTGCTGATCGTCGGTGACGAGGACGAGCCCTGTCTCGACGCGAACCTGTTCCTCAAGCGCACGATGCGCAGCGCGAACCTGCTGATGCTGCCCGGCACCGGCCACGCGGTGAACCTGGAGGAGCCCGCGGCCTTCAACGACGCGGTGGCCAGGTTCCTCGCCAGCGTCGAGCGCGGCAGCTGGCGCCCGCGGGACCCGCGCGCCGTGGTGGGCGGCGCCAGCCTGCCGATGGGGCGCGCCGCCGTCCGGTGA
- the rtcA gene encoding RNA 3'-terminal phosphate cyclase: MTGPLELDGATGEGGGQLLRTAVALSAITGRRLRLGRIRAGRPKPGMAPQHLAAVRAVAALCGARVEGLEPGSQRIDFDPGALRAGEHVFEIGTAGSVTLVLQALMPVMACGPGRARVRVVGGTDVRDAPPFDYLGLVLLPLLERLGLRAKLDCPRRGYYPLGNGEVACEIAPSALLAQDLSDPGPIEAIAIRSHVGNLPGHIAQRMASAAADGLAGLPEPSLRVDALGPDAAWGSGGAVVLTARTARSVLGAGRVALRGVPAERLGAEAAAELRADLTSGAGLDVHAADQLLVWMALAGPGGRFTARALSSHARTAIWLIERFLPVRFVVEQGPGRVSVTVAEAGSR; this comes from the coding sequence GTGACCGGTCCTCTGGAACTCGACGGCGCCACCGGCGAAGGCGGCGGCCAGCTGCTTCGCACCGCGGTCGCGCTGTCGGCGATCACCGGCCGCAGGCTGCGCCTGGGCCGGATCCGGGCCGGTCGTCCGAAGCCGGGGATGGCGCCGCAGCACCTCGCGGCAGTCCGGGCCGTGGCAGCGCTGTGCGGGGCTCGGGTCGAGGGGCTGGAGCCGGGCTCGCAGCGAATCGACTTCGATCCGGGCGCGTTGCGTGCCGGCGAGCACGTGTTCGAGATCGGCACCGCAGGCAGCGTCACGCTGGTGCTGCAGGCGCTGATGCCGGTGATGGCCTGCGGGCCCGGGCGCGCCAGGGTGAGGGTCGTCGGCGGCACCGACGTCCGCGATGCCCCGCCCTTCGACTACCTGGGCCTGGTGCTGCTGCCGTTGCTCGAGAGACTGGGACTGCGAGCGAAGCTCGACTGCCCACGGCGCGGCTACTACCCGCTCGGCAACGGCGAAGTCGCCTGCGAGATCGCGCCCTCCGCCCTTCTCGCGCAGGACCTGTCCGACCCGGGGCCGATCGAGGCCATCGCGATCCGGTCGCACGTCGGCAACCTGCCCGGGCATATCGCGCAGCGGATGGCCAGCGCGGCAGCCGACGGACTCGCCGGACTGCCCGAGCCCTCGCTGCGGGTGGACGCGCTGGGCCCCGACGCGGCCTGGGGTTCCGGCGGCGCGGTCGTGCTGACCGCCCGCACGGCGCGGTCGGTTCTGGGCGCCGGCCGGGTCGCGCTGCGCGGCGTGCCGGCCGAGCGGCTCGGCGCCGAGGCGGCGGCCGAGCTGCGCGCCGACCTGACCAGCGGCGCCGGGCTCGACGTCCACGCCGCCGACCAGTTGCTCGTCTGGATGGCGCTCGCAGGCCCGGGCGGGCGATTCACGGCCCGCGCGCTCAGCAGCCACGCCCGCACCGCGATCTGGCTGATCGAGCGCTTCCTGCCGGTGCGCTTCGTCGTCGAGCAAGGGCCGGGGCGCGTCAGCGTGACGGTTGCCGAGGCGGGCTCGCGATGA
- a CDS encoding DUF504 domain-containing protein — MMPIHELLSRIRWDPAFGSADFTLGYWDRVQERIVTVPLREATIDPQDHFAFDVVDDEGEVHHVPFHRVRQVFRNGTLIWERPAPP; from the coding sequence ATGATGCCGATCCACGAACTGCTTTCCCGGATCCGCTGGGACCCGGCATTCGGCAGCGCCGACTTCACGCTCGGCTACTGGGACCGGGTCCAGGAACGGATCGTGACCGTGCCGCTGCGCGAGGCGACGATCGACCCGCAGGACCACTTCGCCTTCGACGTGGTGGACGACGAGGGCGAGGTCCACCACGTGCCCTTTCACCGGGTCAGGCAGGTGTTCCGGAACGGGACCCTGATCTGGGAGCGCCCGGCGCCGCCCTGA
- a CDS encoding CBS domain-containing protein, protein MRARSSTVADYCVREVVTVDRDMPIVDCAKLMHDAHVGSLVVIEMKNGRKVPVGMLTDRDIAIEVVAFETAPDALTAGDIMSGDPATATETEDLLAVLATMRERGVRRLPVVGADGALCGIVSADNLWEVLAEEVDGLVRVIKAEQTRERATRGANAG, encoded by the coding sequence ATGCGAGCCCGAAGCAGCACCGTTGCCGATTACTGCGTCCGCGAGGTCGTCACCGTCGACCGCGACATGCCGATCGTGGACTGCGCAAAACTGATGCACGACGCCCACGTCGGCAGCCTGGTCGTCATCGAGATGAAGAACGGCCGCAAGGTGCCGGTCGGCATGCTGACCGACCGCGACATCGCGATCGAGGTCGTCGCGTTCGAGACCGCGCCCGACGCGCTGACCGCCGGCGACATCATGAGCGGCGACCCGGCGACCGCCACCGAGACCGAAGACCTGCTGGCGGTGCTCGCCACGATGCGCGAGCGCGGTGTGCGCCGCCTGCCGGTCGTGGGGGCCGACGGCGCGCTGTGCGGCATCGTGTCCGCCGACAACCTGTGGGAAGTGCTGGCCGAGGAGGTCGACGGCCTGGTGCGGGTGATCAAGGCCGAACAGACGCGCGAGCGGGCCACGCGCGGCGCCAACGCAGGCTGA
- a CDS encoding Mut7-C RNAse domain-containing protein, whose amino-acid sequence MRECSHAGRFGGLRAVNAGAIGATYRKPMTRIRFHGELNDLVPRRARNRPCEFRSAENATLKHAIEAFGVPHTEVGTVLVHGAPAPLDRRVEPGDTIDVHPAPAVEPADGPPESAEAPLEPAGARAQPAERPAFLADAHLGGLARRLRLLGFDTLLADDAPDEMLAERVDGDGRVLLSRDRELLKHRKVLRGRYVRAQRTDEQAKEVIRHFGLAPLARPFSRCLECNAPLRSATRQEVLERLPPDVAATHDAFTFCTGCGRVYWPGSHWRRLQAVVRALISEAPR is encoded by the coding sequence ATGCGCGAATGCTCGCACGCGGGCCGGTTCGGCGGCTTGAGAGCGGTCAACGCCGGGGCGATCGGCGCGACTTATCGTAAGCCGATGACCCGGATCCGCTTCCACGGCGAGCTCAACGACCTGGTTCCCCGCCGCGCCCGCAACCGGCCCTGCGAGTTCCGCAGCGCCGAGAACGCGACGCTGAAGCACGCGATCGAGGCCTTCGGGGTGCCGCACACCGAGGTCGGAACGGTGCTCGTGCACGGGGCGCCGGCCCCACTCGATCGCCGCGTGGAACCGGGCGACACGATCGACGTGCACCCCGCTCCTGCCGTCGAGCCTGCCGACGGGCCCCCGGAGTCGGCCGAGGCGCCGCTGGAGCCGGCCGGGGCGCGCGCCCAGCCTGCCGAACGCCCGGCCTTCCTGGCCGACGCGCACCTGGGCGGCCTGGCCCGCCGCCTGCGCCTGCTCGGCTTCGACACGCTGCTGGCCGACGACGCGCCCGACGAGATGCTGGCCGAGCGGGTCGACGGCGACGGCCGCGTGCTGCTCAGCCGCGATCGCGAGCTGCTCAAGCACCGCAAGGTGCTGCGCGGCCGCTACGTCCGCGCGCAGCGCACCGACGAGCAGGCGAAGGAGGTGATCCGGCATTTCGGGCTCGCTCCGCTCGCCCGGCCGTTCAGCCGCTGCCTCGAGTGCAACGCGCCGCTGCGGTCGGCCACGCGGCAGGAAGTGCTCGAGCGCCTGCCGCCCGACGTCGCGGCGACCCACGACGCCTTCACGTTCTGCACCGGTTGCGGACGGGTCTACTGGCCCGGCTCGCACTGGCGCCGGCTGCAGGCGGTCGTGCGGGCGCTCATTTCGGAGGCGCCGCGATGA
- a CDS encoding NAD(P)-dependent malic enzyme: MSPDNEDRPKAESPGERALRLHPFYGGKIQQLPKVPIGGAADFSVWYSPGVAEPCRAIQRDPEQVWAHTNRGNTIAVVSDGSRVLGLGNIGPEAGLPVMEGKALLFKYLGGVDAVALCLRPRDDDEFVRAVRMLEPSFGAINLEDIAQPRCFRILDALRGSMDIPVWHDDQQGTAVVVLAGLLNALEVVGKRLDQVRIAMVGIGAANNASYRLLKAVGVDPGRIVACDTGGTLHRGRADIAARPVELAKKWGICLESNAEGVQGGIAEALRGADVCLAFSTPGPGTIAPEWVRGMARDAIVFACANPVPEIWPDAAREAGARVVATGRGDFPNQVNNSLCFPAIFRGVLDVRARTISDAMAIAAARELAAFARERGISETDIVPKMSEWAVYPRVAAATGMAAQGEGVARLSATRDALIDHATRVIGDARRATEALMREGIIAAPPK; this comes from the coding sequence ATGAGCCCGGACAACGAGGATCGGCCCAAGGCGGAGTCGCCCGGCGAGCGGGCGCTGCGCCTGCACCCGTTCTACGGCGGCAAGATCCAGCAGCTGCCCAAGGTGCCTATCGGCGGCGCGGCGGATTTCTCGGTCTGGTACAGCCCCGGCGTCGCCGAGCCGTGCCGGGCGATCCAGCGAGACCCCGAGCAGGTCTGGGCGCACACCAACCGCGGCAACACGATCGCGGTGGTCTCCGACGGCAGCCGCGTGCTGGGCCTGGGCAACATCGGGCCCGAGGCGGGGCTGCCGGTCATGGAGGGCAAGGCGCTGCTGTTCAAGTACCTCGGCGGCGTCGACGCGGTCGCGCTGTGCCTGCGCCCGCGCGACGACGACGAGTTCGTTCGGGCGGTGCGGATGCTCGAGCCCTCGTTCGGCGCGATCAACCTCGAGGACATCGCCCAGCCGCGCTGCTTCCGGATCCTCGACGCGCTGCGCGGCTCGATGGACATCCCGGTCTGGCACGACGACCAGCAGGGCACCGCGGTGGTCGTGCTGGCCGGCCTGCTGAATGCGCTCGAGGTCGTCGGCAAGCGGCTCGACCAGGTCCGGATCGCGATGGTCGGCATCGGCGCGGCCAACAACGCCAGCTACCGGCTGCTGAAGGCGGTCGGCGTCGACCCGGGCCGGATCGTGGCCTGCGACACCGGCGGCACGCTGCACCGCGGTCGGGCCGATATTGCCGCCAGGCCGGTCGAGCTCGCCAAGAAGTGGGGCATCTGCCTCGAATCGAATGCGGAGGGAGTGCAGGGCGGCATCGCCGAGGCGCTGCGCGGCGCCGACGTCTGCCTGGCCTTCTCGACGCCGGGGCCTGGCACGATCGCGCCCGAGTGGGTGCGCGGCATGGCGCGCGACGCGATCGTGTTCGCCTGCGCGAACCCGGTGCCAGAGATCTGGCCCGACGCGGCCCGCGAAGCCGGCGCGCGGGTCGTGGCCACCGGCCGCGGCGACTTCCCGAATCAGGTGAACAACTCGCTTTGCTTTCCGGCGATCTTCCGCGGCGTGCTCGACGTGCGCGCCCGCACGATCAGCGACGCGATGGCGATCGCCGCGGCCCGCGAGCTGGCAGCCTTCGCGCGCGAGCGCGGCATCTCGGAGACCGACATCGTGCCGAAGATGAGCGAGTGGGCGGTCTATCCCCGGGTGGCCGCGGCGACGGGCATGGCTGCCCAGGGGGAAGGCGTGGCGCGACTTTCCGCGACCCGCGACGCGCTGATCGACCACGCGACGCGGGTGATCGGCGACGCCCGGCGGGCCACCGAGGCGCTGATGCGCGAAGGGATCATCGCGGCGCCTCCGAAATGA
- the groL gene encoding chaperonin GroEL (60 kDa chaperone family; promotes refolding of misfolded polypeptides especially under stressful conditions; forms two stacked rings of heptamers to form a barrel-shaped 14mer; ends can be capped by GroES; misfolded proteins enter the barrel where they are refolded when GroES binds), which yields MPARIVLFDEDAHSKIVRGVTTLSDAVKVTLGPKARTVVLENSFGPPTIINSGVIVAREIELEDPFENMGAQMVRQVAARTSEIAGDGTTTATILARGIVLEGMKHVAAGLNPMDLKRGVDLAVDAVIAELKRLAKPCETQTEIAQVGTISANNDASIGALIADAMEKVGKDGVITVEDGSGLASELEVVEGMQFDRGYLSPYFINVADKQRVVLEDPYILLFDRKISGIHEMLPVLEQVAKSGRPLLVVAEEVEGEALATLVVNALRGILKACAVRAPGFGDRRKAMLEDIAVLTGGKVIAEEAGLSLEKAQLDDLGRAKRVEIDKDDTTIIGGTGDAAAIEARIATIRQAVKEATSDYDKESLQARAAKLAGGVAVVKVGAATEMEMKERKSRVEDALHATHAAVEEGILPGGGIALIRARSALDELRGENLDQDAGIRIVARALEDPLRQIVENAGVEASVVVNRVAGESGNFGYNAAKDVYGDMVEMGVLDPCKVTRTALQNAASISGLILTTACMVARKPQPPGTGQMPMGAPEM from the coding sequence ATGCCCGCCAGGATCGTTCTTTTCGACGAGGATGCCCATTCGAAGATCGTGCGCGGCGTGACCACGCTGTCCGACGCGGTCAAGGTAACGCTGGGCCCGAAGGCCCGCACCGTGGTGCTCGAGAACAGCTTCGGCCCGCCGACGATCATCAACTCCGGCGTGATCGTGGCCCGCGAGATCGAGCTCGAGGACCCGTTCGAGAACATGGGCGCCCAGATGGTGCGCCAGGTGGCCGCCCGGACCTCCGAGATCGCCGGCGACGGCACGACGACCGCCACGATCCTCGCCCGCGGCATCGTGCTGGAGGGCATGAAGCATGTGGCCGCCGGCCTGAACCCGATGGACCTCAAGCGCGGCGTCGACCTGGCGGTCGATGCGGTGATCGCCGAGCTCAAGCGGCTGGCGAAACCCTGCGAGACCCAGACCGAGATCGCCCAGGTCGGCACGATCTCGGCCAACAACGACGCGTCGATCGGGGCGCTGATCGCGGACGCGATGGAGAAGGTCGGCAAGGACGGGGTGATCACCGTGGAGGACGGCTCGGGCCTGGCCAGCGAGCTCGAGGTCGTCGAGGGCATGCAGTTCGACCGCGGCTACCTGTCGCCTTACTTCATCAACGTGGCCGACAAGCAGCGGGTGGTGCTCGAGGACCCGTACATCCTGCTGTTCGACCGGAAGATCAGCGGCATCCACGAGATGCTGCCGGTCCTGGAGCAGGTGGCCAAGTCGGGGCGCCCGCTGCTGGTCGTGGCCGAGGAGGTCGAGGGCGAGGCGCTGGCCACGCTGGTCGTCAACGCGCTGCGCGGCATCCTGAAGGCCTGCGCGGTGCGCGCGCCGGGCTTCGGCGACCGGCGCAAGGCGATGCTCGAGGACATCGCGGTGCTGACCGGCGGCAAGGTGATCGCCGAGGAGGCCGGCCTGTCCCTCGAGAAGGCGCAGCTCGACGACCTGGGCCGCGCCAAGCGGGTCGAGATCGACAAGGACGACACGACGATCATCGGCGGCACCGGCGATGCGGCCGCGATCGAGGCGCGGATCGCCACGATCCGGCAGGCGGTCAAGGAAGCGACCAGCGACTACGACAAGGAGAGCCTGCAGGCCCGCGCGGCCAAGCTGGCCGGCGGCGTGGCGGTGGTCAAGGTCGGCGCGGCCACCGAGATGGAGATGAAGGAGCGCAAGTCGCGGGTCGAGGACGCGCTGCACGCCACGCACGCGGCGGTCGAGGAGGGCATCCTGCCGGGGGGCGGCATCGCGCTGATCCGCGCCCGCTCGGCGCTCGACGAACTGCGCGGCGAGAACCTCGACCAGGACGCCGGCATCCGCATCGTGGCCCGCGCGCTCGAGGATCCGCTGCGGCAGATCGTCGAGAACGCCGGCGTCGAGGCCTCGGTCGTGGTGAACCGGGTGGCAGGCGAATCGGGCAACTTCGGCTACAACGCGGCGAAGGACGTGTACGGCGACATGGTCGAGATGGGCGTGCTCGATCCGTGCAAGGTCACCCGGACCGCGCTGCAGAACGCCGCGTCGATCTCTGGGCTGATCCTGACCACGGCCTGCATGGTGGCACGCAAGCCGCAGCCGCCCGGCACGGGGCAGATGCCGATGGGCGCGCCAGAGATGTAG
- a CDS encoding aldo/keto reductase, with product MKYRTLPSTNLKVSEVCLGTMTWGQQNSEAEAHEQLDYAISQGINFIDTAEMYPVPPNATTQGRTETFLGSWLGRRPRGDLVIATKIAGPGRRDWIRNGRTDVTPANIAEAVDLSLERLRIDYIDIYQIHWPQRNVPMFGAVEFDPSKERDGPSIREQVEGMAAMIEAGKIRHYGLSNETTWGVCEFHRVAKELGVPGPVTLQNSYSLVSRNVDGDLAEALFRERMSLLAYSPLAGGMLSGKYLNGALPPNTRFALFDTLGQRFRKPQVVEAIAAYAQLAEQRGITMVQLALGYVKSRWHLGSSIIGATTMAQLREDIAAAQFELDAETLKEIEAIQARFPNPGA from the coding sequence ATGAAATACCGCACCCTGCCCAGCACGAACCTGAAGGTCTCCGAGGTCTGCCTCGGCACGATGACCTGGGGCCAGCAGAATTCCGAGGCCGAGGCCCACGAGCAGCTCGACTACGCGATCTCGCAGGGCATCAACTTCATCGACACCGCCGAGATGTACCCGGTGCCGCCCAACGCGACCACGCAGGGCCGCACCGAGACCTTCCTGGGCAGCTGGCTGGGCCGCCGTCCGCGCGGCGACCTGGTCATCGCCACCAAGATCGCCGGCCCGGGGCGGCGCGACTGGATCCGCAACGGCCGCACCGACGTCACGCCGGCCAACATCGCCGAGGCGGTCGACCTGAGCCTCGAGCGGCTGCGGATCGACTACATCGACATCTACCAGATCCACTGGCCGCAGCGGAACGTGCCGATGTTCGGGGCGGTCGAGTTCGATCCCTCGAAGGAGCGCGACGGCCCGTCGATTCGCGAGCAGGTCGAGGGCATGGCGGCGATGATCGAGGCCGGCAAGATCCGCCACTACGGGCTGTCCAACGAGACCACCTGGGGCGTGTGCGAGTTCCACCGGGTCGCGAAGGAACTCGGCGTGCCCGGTCCGGTCACGCTCCAGAACAGCTACAGCCTGGTCTCGCGCAACGTCGACGGCGACCTGGCCGAGGCGCTGTTCCGCGAGAGGATGTCGCTGCTCGCCTACAGCCCGCTGGCCGGCGGCATGCTGTCGGGCAAGTACCTGAACGGCGCGCTGCCGCCGAACACGCGCTTTGCGCTGTTCGACACGCTGGGCCAGCGCTTCCGCAAGCCGCAGGTGGTCGAGGCGATCGCCGCCTACGCGCAGCTCGCGGAGCAGCGGGGCATCACGATGGTCCAGCTCGCGCTCGGCTACGTGAAGAGCCGCTGGCACCTGGGCTCGTCGATCATCGGCGCGACGACGATGGCCCAGCTTCGCGAGGACATCGCGGCCGCGCAGTTCGAGCTCGACGCCGAGACCCTGAAGGAGATCGAGGCGATCCAGGCGCGCTTCCCGAACCCGGGCGCCTGA
- a CDS encoding SagB/ThcOx family dehydrogenase, whose translation MSTLTKLALGMLGQLGPRPAPDDAAPVIELPEPERAGGLPLMEALAKRQSQREFRPDPLPPQTLSGLLWAGFGVNRPELGGRTAPSALNAQEIDLYAAMADGLYLYEAVAHRLRRVAASDVRRVTGYQDFVDEAPLDLVLVADHARMKMVPASKREAYASVAAGAIAQNLYLYCASAGLATVTRAWFDRGALGRAMALGPDQQIVLTQTVGLPKA comes from the coding sequence ATGAGCACCTTGACGAAACTGGCGCTGGGAATGCTCGGCCAGCTCGGGCCGCGGCCCGCTCCCGACGACGCGGCGCCGGTGATCGAACTGCCGGAGCCGGAGCGTGCCGGCGGCCTGCCGCTGATGGAGGCGCTGGCGAAGCGCCAGTCGCAACGGGAGTTCCGCCCCGATCCCTTGCCGCCGCAGACCCTGTCCGGGCTGCTCTGGGCGGGCTTCGGCGTCAATCGTCCCGAGCTGGGCGGGCGCACCGCGCCGAGCGCGCTGAACGCGCAGGAGATCGACCTGTACGCCGCGATGGCCGACGGCCTGTACCTGTACGAGGCCGTGGCGCACCGGCTGCGCCGGGTGGCGGCCAGCGACGTCCGCCGGGTCACCGGCTACCAGGATTTCGTGGACGAGGCGCCGCTGGACCTGGTGCTGGTGGCCGACCACGCCCGGATGAAGATGGTGCCCGCGTCGAAGCGCGAAGCCTATGCGTCGGTCGCGGCCGGCGCGATCGCGCAGAACCTGTACCTGTACTGCGCGTCGGCCGGACTGGCCACCGTGACCCGCGCCTGGTTCGATCGCGGCGCGCTGGGGCGGGCGATGGCGCTCGGCCCCGACCAGCAGATCGTGCTCACGCAGACGGTCGGCCTGCCGAAGGCCTGA
- a CDS encoding alpha/beta hydrolase, translated as MSIEVVELQSGSDPGASVIVMHGLGADGNDFVPVCEALDLSAAGPVRFVLPHAPVRPVTINGGYRMRAWYDILNLGADRREDEDGLRESQAIVESLIRNEMARGIDASRIVLMGFSQGCAMALMAGLRFDERLAGIAGLSGYLPLADSLPEECSEANSGLPIFLAHGTHDPIVTIDRAHATREILRALDHPVEWHEYPMEHEVCAEEVGDLNHWLLEVLQ; from the coding sequence ATGTCCATCGAAGTCGTCGAACTGCAGTCCGGGAGCGATCCCGGTGCGTCGGTCATCGTCATGCACGGCCTCGGTGCCGACGGCAACGATTTCGTGCCGGTCTGCGAGGCGCTGGACCTGTCCGCGGCGGGGCCGGTGCGCTTCGTCTTGCCGCATGCGCCCGTGCGGCCGGTCACGATCAACGGCGGCTACCGGATGCGCGCCTGGTACGACATCCTGAACCTCGGCGCCGACCGGCGCGAGGACGAGGACGGGCTGCGCGAATCCCAGGCGATCGTCGAATCGCTGATCCGCAACGAGATGGCGCGCGGCATCGACGCTTCGCGCATCGTGCTGATGGGCTTCTCGCAGGGTTGCGCGATGGCGCTGATGGCGGGCCTGCGCTTCGACGAGCGGCTCGCCGGGATCGCAGGACTGTCGGGCTACCTGCCGCTGGCCGATTCGCTCCCCGAGGAGTGCAGCGAGGCCAACTCGGGCCTGCCGATCTTCCTGGCCCACGGCACGCACGACCCGATCGTGACGATCGACCGCGCGCACGCGACGCGCGAGATCCTTCGCGCGCTGGACCATCCGGTCGAATGGCACGAATATCCGATGGAGCACGAGGTCTGCGCCGAAGAGGTCGGCGACCTGAACCACTGGCTGCTGGAGGTCCTGCAATGA